A single region of the Vibrio cyclitrophicus genome encodes:
- the fadA gene encoding acetyl-CoA C-acyltransferase FadA, with protein sequence MNNVVVVDCLRTPMGRSKGGAFRHTRAEDLSAHLMKGILERNPEVNPVEIEDIYWGCVQQTLEQGFNVARNAALLAGLPIEIGAVTVNRLCGSSMQALHDAARSIMVGDAEICLIGGVEHMGHVPMNHGVDFHPGMSKHVAKAAGMMGLTAEMLGKMHGISREDQDAFAARSHARAQAATVEGRFKNEILPTEAHAADGSLFTLDYDEVIRPETTVEGLSQLRPVFDPANGTVTAGTSSALSDGASAMLIMSEDKANALGLKIRARVKSMAIAGCDPSIMGYGPVPATQKALKRAGLNIEDMGVIELNEAFAAQSLPCAKDLGLLDVVDEKVNLNGGAIALGHPLGCSGSRISTTLINLMEAQDVKYGLATMCIGLGQGIATVFERP encoded by the coding sequence ATGAATAATGTAGTTGTTGTTGATTGCCTTCGTACCCCAATGGGACGTTCCAAAGGTGGAGCTTTCCGTCACACTCGTGCTGAAGATCTATCGGCACATTTGATGAAAGGCATTTTAGAGCGCAACCCAGAAGTAAACCCTGTCGAAATTGAAGACATTTACTGGGGTTGTGTACAACAAACGCTAGAGCAAGGCTTTAACGTGGCTCGTAACGCTGCCTTGCTTGCTGGCCTACCGATTGAAATTGGTGCAGTAACGGTGAACCGTTTATGTGGTTCATCTATGCAAGCTTTGCATGATGCTGCTCGTTCAATCATGGTTGGAGATGCGGAAATCTGCTTGATAGGTGGTGTAGAACACATGGGTCATGTACCTATGAACCACGGTGTCGATTTCCACCCAGGCATGTCTAAACACGTAGCAAAAGCAGCAGGAATGATGGGCTTAACGGCTGAGATGCTTGGCAAAATGCACGGTATCAGTCGTGAAGACCAAGATGCCTTCGCTGCTCGTTCACACGCTAGAGCACAAGCTGCAACAGTAGAAGGTCGTTTCAAGAACGAAATCCTACCAACAGAAGCTCACGCAGCAGACGGTTCACTGTTCACTCTGGATTACGATGAAGTTATTCGCCCAGAAACAACGGTTGAAGGTCTATCTCAGCTTCGCCCGGTATTTGACCCAGCAAACGGAACGGTAACAGCAGGTACTTCATCAGCATTGTCTGATGGTGCATCGGCAATGCTGATCATGAGTGAAGATAAAGCCAACGCGCTTGGCCTTAAGATCCGCGCTCGCGTGAAGTCGATGGCTATCGCGGGTTGTGATCCTTCAATAATGGGTTACGGCCCAGTACCGGCGACTCAAAAGGCGTTAAAACGTGCAGGTCTGAACATTGAAGATATGGGCGTTATTGAGCTCAACGAAGCGTTCGCTGCTCAATCTCTACCATGTGCTAAAGATCTCGGTCTATTGGATGTAGTTGACGAGAAAGTTAACCTTAACGGTGGTGCGATTGCACTCGGTCATCCACTAGGTTGTTCTGGTTCTCGTATATCGACCACCCTAATCAACCTGATGGAAGCGCAAGACGTGAAATACGGCTTAGCGACCATGTGTATTGGTTTAGGCCAAGGTATTGCAACGGTATTTGAACGCCCATAG